Within Candidatus Cloacimonadota bacterium, the genomic segment ATATTTAGCTGGAAGCCCAACAATGCACATCAAACAGATTTTGGCTGGGAACTAAAATACAATCAAACTTGGTTGAAGATGAATACTACATATCAATACGATCCATCATCTTTGCCGGATGTAGATGTAAGCTCTTTGATGAGTAGTGCTTATGTGCAAGATACTTGGGATTTGGATGAATTATGGAGTTTGCAGCCGGGTTTACGATTGAATTGGTATCGGACAATGCGCATCAATCTGGATCAAATTCCCGATGCCAGTTATGCAAATTTTGAGCCTCGCTTTTCCATTCGGCGACGATTGGATTTAGCAGAGAGTATTTATGCAAGCTATGGTTTGTATCATCAATATATGACCTTGATGTCTGCAGATATGAGCACTCCTTTCGATGTATGGTTTCCCTTAGATGGCAGTTTAAAACCAGGTCGCAGTCACCACCTAATACTCGGATATAAGAATCAATTTACAGATGGATTGGCATTGGATTGTGAGCTCTATTATAAGAGCTACGATCGTATTTTGGAATATGATGTGGCTACAGATTATGATTGGGATAACGAAACCGGAGAGCTTGCTGATACATTCCATGTGGGAAAGGGATACACCTATGGCGCTGATTTACTATTACGTACAGATTGGAAAGGCTTGGAAGGCTTTGTGGGCTTAACTCTAAGCAAAACCCAGCGAACAATGGAAGGCTTGAATGTGGATCCTTATACTCACGAAGCACAACCCTACTATCCCAAATACGACCGTTCTTATGCACTC encodes:
- a CDS encoding TonB-dependent receptor, with the translated sequence IFSWKPNNAHQTDFGWELKYNQTWLKMNTTYQYDPSSLPDVDVSSLMSSAYVQDTWDLDELWSLQPGLRLNWYRTMRINLDQIPDASYANFEPRFSIRRRLDLAESIYASYGLYHQYMTLMSADMSTPFDVWFPLDGSLKPGRSHHLILGYKNQFTDGLALDCELYYKSYDRILEYDVATDYDWDNETGELADTFHVGKGYTYGADLLLRTDWKGLEGFVGLTLSKTQRTMEGLNVDPYTHEAQPYYPKYDRSYALSLVQTFNVSENTGKQVLGADFKVGINLSLNSGQPTEKPERVYYDGTDYQLIYSYKDRDRLPTYCRLDLSTKYEWHKSWGSIEPYFEIINVFNRKNVGYRAYSLDIETEDSVKLKAEDSGQFPFLPFIGVNVKW